In the Clupea harengus chromosome 16, Ch_v2.0.2, whole genome shotgun sequence genome, one interval contains:
- the LOC122133608 gene encoding protein mono-ADP-ribosyltransferase PARP12-like has translation MSEANILKIICGNGGAIDYERLLELASGFPDINCFEFDSLIENEQLFSLTENSGVKQVLAKTNVRLCKVRDCTGCKNLHLCKLYLHGECTWGRRCGYGHNLNSHHNARVLSEHQLQRLSRAEIRQLLLHNDSPHVLLPPLCMSYNHGEGDYGRCDDKDNCTRLHICEGYIQGTCDSGDCGRSHDFFEPHPMRTLTIVNNNTKEGGSSTYSLMSVLSHIGTNADCVKCPFLVIKAQHQTQAGLPCSAGDTQPETSHVK, from the exons ATGTCGGAGGCGAATATCTTGAAAATCATTTGCGGTAACGGAGGGGCGATAGATTATGAGAGACTCCTTGAATTAGCTTCCGGCTTTCCAGATATAAACTGCTTTGAATTTGATTCACTCATCGAAAATGAACAGTTATTCTCTCTGACGGAGAACAGTGGCGTCAAACAAGTACTAGCCAAAACAAACGTCAGACTCTGCAAAGTGAGAGACTGCACTGGCTGTAAAAATCTTCATCTTTGTAAATTGTATCTACATGGAGAATGCACATGGGGAAG ACGCTGTGGTTACGGGCACAATTTAAACTCGCACCACAACGCCAGAGTTCTCTCAGAACATCAACTACAGAGGCTTAGCAGAGCAGAGATCAGGCAGTTACTTTTGCACAATGACAGCCCACATGTCCTGCTTCCACCG CTCTGTATGAGTTACAACCATGGTGAGGGTGACTATGGCCGATGTGATGACAAGGATAACTGCACGAGGCTTCACATCTGCGAGGGCTACATCCAAGGCACCTGCGACTCCGGTGACTGCGGCCGGTCACATGACTTCTTCGAGCCCCACCCGATGAGGACCCT AACCATTGTtaacaacaacaccaag GAGGGAGGCAGCTCCACCTactccttaatgagtgtgctgAGCCACATTGGGACCAATGCGGACTgcg TGAAGTGCCCCTTCCTGGTCATCAAGGCTCAGCACCAGACGCAGGCAGGACTCCCCTGCTCAGCAGGAGACACTCAACCAGAGACGTCACATGTGAAGTAA
- the LOC105897467 gene encoding protein mono-ADP-ribosyltransferase PARP12-like, producing MSEANILKIICGNGGAIYYERLLELASGFPDINCFEFDSLIENDQLFSLTENSGVKQVLAKTNVRLCKVRDCTGCKNLHLCKFYLHGECKGRRCGYGHNLNSHHNAKVLSEHQLQRLSRAEIRQLLLHNDSPHSLLPPLCMSYNHGEGDYGRCDDKDNCTRLHICEGYIQGTCDSGDCGRSHDFFEPHPMRTLRGRGVPSGMVGSMLSVYRNILVLRGTLKSNAGAKNRSGRRGKGGGATTTSGVAKDESSPARPEINEICLSFVRADCKQGNRCWRVHSKMPYQWQFKAGETWTDFPLSEDIESDFCNPSRASFIALSVKCDPVCFDTMTCGPHEVRRLSTAPSVLMPDFILTTEWLWYWEDEYGKWVPYSSIKEMHRMSSVYSSDLEKRYQEDNNAVVLFTAGKEHYELSFKDMEQKNVHYGTPRQVRRRPEFISSVGVQTARTRYGGFSATKEEAPYHHNMAEAYQDTGTSLPVPETGYKRVALVSTDRDYLKVQELFCKTLGGFDIISIERIQNKELWEDFQTKRERMTKANKDKKYVAGERLLFHGTDSKFIDAICYQNFDWRKSGANGTVYGEGCYFARDARYSNSYTSDHSVRSMFVCRVLAGSYTRGQSQYRLPPSIDGGLLLYDSCVNDVRDPSIFVVFDKQQVYPEFLITYTEHVYITDLTDPSPDYASSAVSGLLSPVKTTATSTQSNSLHSSTALISITSALKTVTVSTLTSSSFVSPPSVVSSPSLSSAKPSTASPQSSVMNPILYLPSSILKPAQVLPATRTSAGSATLPAPVPASTSSMLPNSHPVQAVQIRKSDVSSDDWDFVDSLNIPSSKSTSTALSNPGRSSTSALNQQWVPKPVPSRRLYSSSDASLVSSTVRSATPKSTSTRRVSPPRQSTTTSSYTESVVTLPTSQRSQDLYNVPTATRRQNHEAKKKEECILL from the exons ATGTCGGAGGCGAATATCTTGAAAATCATTTGCGGTAACGGAGGGGCGATATATTATGAGAGACTCCTTGAATTAGCTTCCGGCTTTCCAGATATAAACTGCTTTGAATTTGATTCTCTCATCGAAAATGATCAGTTATTCTCTCTGACGGAGAACAGTGGCGTCAAACAAGTACTAGCCAAAACAAACGTCAGACTCTGCAAAGTGAGAGACTGCACTGGCTGTAAAAATCTTCATCTTTGTAAGTTTTATCTACATGGAGAATGCAAAGGAAG ACGCTGTGGTTACGGACACAATTTAAACTCGCACCACAACGCCAAAGTTCTCTCAGAACATCAACTACAGAGGCTTAGCAGAGCAGAGATCAGACAGTTACTTTTGCACAATGACAGCCCACATTCCCTGCTTCCACCG CTTTGTATGAGTTACAACCATGGTGAGGGTGACTATGGCCGATGTGATGACAAGGATAACTGCACGAGGCTTCACATCTGCGAGGGCTACATCCAAGGCACCTGCGACTCTGGCGACTGCGGCCGGTCACATGACTTCTTCGAGCCCCACCCGATGAGGACCCTGCGGGGGAGGGGTGTGCCCAGCGGAATGGTTGGATCCATGCTCTCCGTCTACCGGAACATCTTGGTGCTCAGGGGCACTCTGAAGTCCAATGCTGGGGCCAAGAACAGAAGTGGCAGaagggggaaaggaggaggCGCCACCACTACCAGTGGTGTGGCTAAAGACGAAAGCAGTCCAGCACGGCCAG AGATAAACGAAATCTGCCTGTCCTTTGTCAGAGCGGATTGCAAACAAGGCA ACAGGTGTTGGAGAGTACACTCCAAAATGCCCTACCAGTGGCAATTTAAGGCTGGAGAAACCTGGACCGACTTTCCACTCAGTGAAGACATCGAGAGTGACTTTTGTAACCCAAGTCGTGCCAGCTTCATCGCTTTGAG TGTGAAGTGTGACCCCGTTTGTTTTGATACCATGACCTGCGGGCCCCATGAGGTGCGACGGCTCTCCACAGCCCCCTCCGTGCTCATGCCTGACTTCATCCTCACCACCGAGTGGCTCTGGTACTGGGAAGATGAGTACGGAAAATGGGTCCCCTATTCCTCCATA AAAGAGATGCACAGGATGTCCTCAGTGTACTCCAGTGATCTGGAAAAGCGTTACCAGGAAGACAACAATGCTGTGGTCCTCTTCACAGCTGGTAAAGAGCACTATGAACTGAGTTTCAAAG ATATGGAGCAAAAGAATGTGCACTATGGCACCCCGAGACAGGTTAGAAGAAGACCTGAGTTCATCTCATCGGTTGGTGTCCAAACCGCCAGAACCAGGTATGGTGGTTTTAGTGCTA CAAAAGAAGAGGCCCCGTATCATCACAACATGGCAGAGGCGTACCAGGATACTGGGACAAGTCTGCCTGTGCCTGAAACAGGATACAAG AGAGTAGCTCTGGTAAGTACTGACCGGGACTATCTGAAGGTCCAGGAGCTGTTCTGCAAGACACTGGGCGGTTTTGACATCATCAGTATTGAGAGGATCCAGAACAAGGAGCTCTGGGAGGACTTTCAGAC GAAACGAGAACGTATGACGAAAGCCAACAAGGATAAAAAGTACGTCGCTGGGGAACGTCTGCTCTTCCATGGCACAGATTCCAAGTTCATTGATGCGATCTGCTACCAGAACTTTGACTGGAGAAAGTCTGGAGCCAATGGAACGGTTTATGGAGAAG GATGCTACTTTGCCCGGGATGCCCGCTACTCCAACAGCTACACCTCTGACCACAGCGTGCGCTCCATGTTTGTGTGCCGCGTGCTGGCAGGCAGCTATACCCGAGGGCAGTCTCAATATCGCCTGCCGCCCTCCATAGATGGAGGCCTGCTTCTGTATGACAGCTGTGTGAACGATGTCCGCGACCCTTCTATCTTTGTGGTGTTCGACAAGCAGCAGGTCTATCCCGAGTTCCTCATTACCTACACTGAGCACGTCTATATTACGGATCTAACGGATCCTTCTCCTGATTACGCTTCTTCTGCTGTCTCCGGTTTACTTTCTCCTGTTAAGACCACTGCCACTTCCACACAGTCCAATTCTCTACACAGCTCCACCGCTCTTATTAGCATAACAAGTGCACTAAAAACGGTAACCGTGTCCACTTTGACCTCAAGTTCATTTGTGTCCCCGCCTTCTGTGGTGTCAAGTCCATCCTTGTCATCTGCCAAGCCATCCACAGCGTCTCCCCAAAGTTCTGTCATGAATCCCATTCTTTATCTTCCATCATCCATTCTGAAACCAGCCCAGGTTTTACCTGCAACCAGGACCTCCGCAGGGTCAGCAACTCTGCCTGCTCCTGTTCCAGCCTCCACTTCTTCAATGCTGCCAAACAGTCATCCTGTACAGGCAGTTCAAATACGAAAGAGCGACGTCAGTAGTGATGACTGGGATTTTGTAGATTCATTAAACATCCCCAGTTCTAAGAGCACATCAACAGCCCTGTCTAATCCAGGAAGATCCAGCACCTCCGCACTAAACCAGCAGTGGGTTCCCAAACCGGTTCCCAGTCGACGTCTGTACTCGTCGTCAGATGCATCTCTGGTCAGCTCCACTGTGAGGTCTGCCACTCCAAAGTCAACAAGTACAAGAAGGGTGTCTCCTCCCCGCCAGTCCACTACAACCTCCTCGTACACCGAGTCAGTGGTCACTCTTCCTACGAGTCAACGAAGCCAAGACCTCTATAATGTCCCCACAGCTACTCGGAGACAGAATCATgaagcaaaaaagaaagaggaatgcATCTTGCTTTAA